In Penaeus vannamei isolate JL-2024 chromosome 4, ASM4276789v1, whole genome shotgun sequence, a single window of DNA contains:
- the LOC113806866 gene encoding pro-resilin, producing MFFKVSVLVALAVAVSARPETPSYSPPSPSYSAPAHPSPSYGAPTYNDVPAQYNTQYAVSDEYSGNNFGHQEDRDGYKTQGTYYVQLPDGRLQKVTYYVDGESGFVAEVTYEGEAQYPAYEPSTSYQPAPAY from the exons ATGTTCTTTAAG gtATCTGTGTTAGTGGCGCTCGCAGTGGCCGTCTCAGCCCGACCCGAgactccttcctactctcctcccagCCCATCCTACAGCGCTCCcgcccatccttctccttcttatggTGCTCCCACCTATAACGAT GTTCCAGCCCAGTACAACACCCAGTATGCCGTGAGCGACGAATACTCAGGTAACAACTTTGGGCATCAAGAGgaccgcgacggctacaagacccAGGGAAcgtactacgtgcagctccccgacggccgtctgcagaaggtcacctactaCGTCGATGGCGAGTCCGGCTTCGTGGCAGAGGTCACCTACGAAGGGGAAGCTCAGTACCCAGCTTACGAACCATCTACCTCATACCAACCCGCCCCAGCTTActaa
- the LOC138861061 gene encoding cuticle protein 7-like, which translates to MFFKVSVLVALAVAVSARPETPSYSPPSPSYNAPAHPSPSYSAPIYNDVPAQYNTQYAVSDEYSGNNYGHQEDRDGYKTQGTYYVQLPDGRLQKVTYYVDGESGFVAEVTYEGEAQYPAYQPAPSTSYQPAPSPSYA; encoded by the exons ATGTTCTTTAAG GTATCTGTGTTAGTGGCGCTCGCAGTGGCCGTCTCAGCCCGACCCGAgactccttcctactctcctcccagCCCATCCTACAACGCTCCcgcccatccttctccttcttatagtGCTCCCATCTACAACGAT GTTCCAGCCCAGTACAACACCCAGTATGCCGTGAGCGACGAATACTCAGGTAACAACTATGGGCATCAAGAGgaccgcgacggctacaagacccAGGGAAcgtactacgtgcagctccccgacggccgtctgcagaaggtcacctactaCGTCGACGGCGAGTCCGGCTTCGTGGCAGAGGTCACCTACGAAGGGGAAGCTCAGTACCCAGCCTATCAGCCCGCTCCATCAACCTCTTATCAGCCTGCTCCTTCTCCGTCCTACGCTTAA